GCCGCCTCGCCCCAGCCCGCACGCCGGTAGAAGGCGATGCCGTCGGGCGGCGCCTCGCGGCCGGTGTCGGACACGGTGACCCGGCAGGTGAGGTACTCGAGCCGTGTCATCCACAGGCGCACGCCGAACTTGCGCGTGAGCCAGCCCGCCATGCCGATGTGGTCGGGATGCATGTGCGTGACGAAGACGCGCGTCAGCGGGCGCTGGTCGGGCGCGTGGGCGAACAGCTCTCGCCATGCGGCCGCGGTGTCGCCCGTGCTGACGCCTGTGTCGACGATGGCCCAGCCGGCGCCGTCGTCGAGCACCCAGAGGTTGATGTGGTTCAGCGCATACGGCAGCGGCATGCGGATCCAGTGCACGCCGGGCGCCACCTCGAGGGTTTGTCCGCGCGGGGGCGGCGCCTCGAACGGATAGACGAGCGCCGGCTTGCGCCCCGTGTCGGTGTCCTCGAGTCCGTCGGCTGTCATCTGCTGCTCCTGGTCCGTTGAGGATGATAGGCGCCGCCTGAACCTGTAAGGGCTTACAACTTGCCGTGCACGAGGGCGCCGGCATGATCGCCTCAGATGTCCATACCACCCCGCTGTCTGCGCGCCGCATTCACTTCCATACTCCTCGCCTTCGCCGGCGCCGGCCATGCTCAGGACACGGCGCTGTCCCGGCTGCGCGACATGAGCCTCGAGGAGCTCAGCGACCTCGTGATCACCTCGGTGTCCAAGCGCGCCGAGCCGCTGTCGCAAGCGCCGGCGTCGGTGTTCGTCATCACCGCCGATGACATCCGGCGCGCCGGAGCGACCACATTGCCCGAGGCGCTTCGCCTGGCGCCCGGGCTGCAGGTGTCGCGCGACAGCGCCACCGGCTACGTGATCAGCGCACGCGGCTTCAACGCGCCGAATTCGAACAAGCTGCTGGTGCTGATCGACGGGCGCTCTGTGTACACGCCGCTGTTCTCCGGGGTGTTCTGGGACGTGCAGGACGTGATGCTCGAGGACGTCGAGCGTATCGAGGTGATCAGCGGGCCGGGCGGCACGCTGTGGGGCGCCAATGCGGTCAACGGCGTCATCAACGTCATCACGCAGCGGGCAGCGCAGACACAGGGTGCGCTGGTCTCGCTGGGCGCCGGCGAGCGCGAAAGCCAGGCCGCGGCACGCTACGGGGCGGCCCTCGGCGCGCAGGGTCACTTGCGCGTCTACGCGCGCCACCTGGCGCGCAAACACACACGCATGCCCGACGGCAGCGCACGCGACGACGCGGCCGAGCAGACGCAGCTGGGCCTGCGCGCCGATGCCCAGCGCGGGCGCGATCGCTTCACCGCCCTCGGCAACGTGTACGACGGCAGCATCGGCCAGCCGGCGCCGGGCACCTTCTTCACCGGCACGCCGCTGGCCCTGGCCGACGTTTCCGTGTCGGGTGCCCACCTGCTGGCGCGCTGGGAACGCTCCCTCGACGACGGGGCCAACGTCAGCGCGCAGGCCTACTACGACCACACCCGGCGGGTCATCCCGCCGACGCTGGGCGAGGAGCTTGACATCGTCGACCTGCAGTTCCAGCACGGCCTGCGGCCGATCGGGCGGCATGCCCTGGTGTGGGGGGCGCAGTACCGTGCGAGCCGCGACCGGGTGAGCAACAGCACCGTGATCGCCTTCCTGCCGGCGTCCCTGCAGCAGCACTGGAGCAGCCTGTTCGCCCAGGACGAGATCCGGCTTGGCGACACGCTGCACCTCACGCTGGGCGCGCGCCTCGAACGCAACGACTACACCGGCAGCGAGTTCCTGCCCAACGCGCGGCTGGCCTGGCAGGCGGGCCGCGATCAGCTGGTATGGACAGCCCTGTCGCGCACCGTGCGCGCGCCTTCGCGACTGGACCGCGACATCTTCGCCCCCGGCGAGCCGCCTTTCGTGCTGGGCGGCGGGCCGGACTTCCGCTCCGAGCGCGCCCATGTCTTCGAGCTCGGCTGGCGCGGCCAGCCCACGCCGAACAGCTCGTTGTCCGCCACCGTCTTTCGTGCCGACTACGACCGGCTGCGCACGCTCGAGCTCGCGCCGCCCGGCAGTGCCGGCGTGGTCGCCTACGAGAACCGGATGAGCGGCCGAACGCACGGCATCGAGATGTGGGGCAGCTGGCAGGCGACGCGTGAACTGCGTCTGAGTGCCGGCTACACCCAGCTGCACAAGCGGCTGCAGCTCGAGAGCTTCAGCCTGGACCTCGACGGGGCGCGGCTCGCCGAGGGCAGCGATCCGCGGCATCGCTGGATGCTGCGTGCGTCCTT
The Piscinibacter sp. XHJ-5 DNA segment above includes these coding regions:
- a CDS encoding TonB-dependent receptor is translated as MSIPPRCLRAAFTSILLAFAGAGHAQDTALSRLRDMSLEELSDLVITSVSKRAEPLSQAPASVFVITADDIRRAGATTLPEALRLAPGLQVSRDSATGYVISARGFNAPNSNKLLVLIDGRSVYTPLFSGVFWDVQDVMLEDVERIEVISGPGGTLWGANAVNGVINVITQRAAQTQGALVSLGAGERESQAAARYGAALGAQGHLRVYARHLARKHTRMPDGSARDDAAEQTQLGLRADAQRGRDRFTALGNVYDGSIGQPAPGTFFTGTPLALADVSVSGAHLLARWERSLDDGANVSAQAYYDHTRRVIPPTLGEELDIVDLQFQHGLRPIGRHALVWGAQYRASRDRVSNSTVIAFLPASLQQHWSSLFAQDEIRLGDTLHLTLGARLERNDYTGSEFLPNARLAWQAGRDQLVWTALSRTVRAPSRLDRDIFAPGEPPFVLGGGPDFRSERAHVFELGWRGQPTPNSSLSATVFRADYDRLRTLELAPPGSAGVVAYENRMSGRTHGIEMWGSWQATRELRLSAGYTQLHKRLQLESFSLDLDGARLAEGSDPRHRWMLRASFNPSGNTEVDGVLRHVSSMSNPAVESYSALDLRFAWRVRPGLELSLTAQNLLDRHVEYQLIAPYSSEFGRSLFLKAVAQF